A window of the Roseovarius sp. S88 genome harbors these coding sequences:
- the fabD gene encoding ACP S-malonyltransferase, with translation MSKAFVFPGQGAQSIGMGQALAEAYPAAKAIFEEVDEALGESLSGLIWDGDQETLTLTQNAQPALMATSMAAMRALEAEGVGVDQAAMVAGHSLGEYSALAAAGALQIGDCARLLRTRGLAMQAAVPVGQGAMAAILGLDLAAVRDVAEAAAQGEVCQAANDNDPAQVVVSGNAAAVERAVDIAKEKGAKRAVLLPVSAPFHCALMQPAADAMAEALAEVQIAKPKVPVVANVRAAQVEDPEEIRSLLVEQVTGSVRWRESVEHMGGAGVTEIWEIGAGKALSGMVRRINREIAVRAVGTPEDVAAAVADA, from the coding sequence ATGAGCAAAGCATTTGTTTTTCCCGGACAAGGCGCGCAGAGCATCGGCATGGGCCAGGCGCTGGCTGAGGCATATCCAGCAGCAAAGGCGATTTTTGAAGAGGTAGATGAGGCGCTCGGCGAAAGCCTGAGTGGGCTGATCTGGGACGGGGATCAGGAGACACTGACGCTGACGCAAAATGCACAACCTGCTTTGATGGCCACCTCCATGGCCGCGATGCGGGCGCTGGAAGCTGAGGGCGTGGGCGTTGATCAGGCGGCCATGGTCGCGGGGCATTCGCTGGGAGAATACTCCGCACTCGCAGCCGCCGGTGCGCTCCAGATCGGCGATTGCGCGCGTCTCTTGCGCACGCGGGGTCTGGCGATGCAGGCCGCGGTGCCGGTCGGCCAGGGTGCCATGGCGGCGATCCTCGGGCTGGATTTGGCCGCTGTGCGTGATGTCGCGGAGGCGGCGGCCCAGGGTGAGGTCTGTCAGGCAGCCAATGATAACGACCCCGCTCAGGTTGTGGTGTCAGGTAACGCAGCGGCGGTGGAACGCGCTGTGGACATCGCGAAGGAGAAGGGCGCCAAGCGCGCCGTGCTCTTGCCGGTGAGCGCACCCTTTCATTGTGCCCTGATGCAACCGGCCGCAGATGCGATGGCCGAAGCTTTGGCAGAGGTGCAGATCGCCAAGCCCAAAGTGCCGGTGGTCGCCAATGTGCGCGCCGCTCAGGTGGAGGATCCCGAAGAGATACGCAGCTTGCTTGTCGAGCAGGTCACCGGTTCGGTGCGCTGGCGGGAATCGGTGGAGCATATGGGCGGCGCAGGCGTGACCGAGATCTGGGAGATCGGCGCTGGCAAAGCATTGAGCGGGATGGTGCGGCGCATCAATCGCGAGATCGCGGTGCGCGCTGTTGGCACGCCAGAGGACGTGGCGGCAGCAGTGGCCGACGCCTGA
- the fabG gene encoding 3-oxoacyl-[acyl-carrier-protein] reductase, with protein sequence MFDLTGKTALVTGASGGIGGAIASALHGAGATVALSGTRVEPLEALAKELGDRAHVLPCNLSDPEAVDALPKAALEAMGSLDILVNNAGITRDQIFMRMSDEEWQSVIDVNLTATMRLCRGVMRPMMKARWGRIINISSIVGATGNPGQVNYAASKAGMVGLTKSIAYEVASRGITANAVAPGFIATAMTDKLTDEQKDKINGQIPAARMGTPEEIAAAVLYLASQEAGYVTGTTLHVNGGMAML encoded by the coding sequence ATGTTTGATCTGACGGGAAAAACCGCGCTGGTGACCGGGGCATCCGGGGGCATCGGAGGGGCGATTGCCTCTGCTTTGCATGGTGCGGGTGCCACTGTCGCTTTGTCAGGCACACGGGTCGAACCACTTGAGGCCTTGGCCAAAGAGCTAGGGGACCGCGCGCATGTTTTGCCGTGTAATCTCAGTGATCCCGAGGCGGTAGATGCCTTGCCCAAGGCCGCGCTGGAGGCGATGGGGTCGCTGGATATCCTTGTCAATAACGCTGGCATCACCCGCGACCAGATTTTCATGCGTATGTCGGACGAAGAATGGCAGAGCGTCATAGATGTCAATCTGACCGCCACCATGCGTCTCTGTCGCGGGGTCATGCGACCGATGATGAAGGCGCGATGGGGGCGGATCATCAACATCAGTTCCATCGTTGGCGCCACAGGCAACCCTGGGCAGGTCAATTATGCCGCGTCCAAGGCCGGGATGGTTGGTTTGACCAAATCCATTGCTTATGAGGTGGCCAGCCGCGGGATCACCGCCAATGCGGTGGCGCCGGGCTTTATTGCCACGGCCATGACGGATAAGCTGACGGACGAGCAGAAAGACAAGATCAACGGTCAGATTCCAGCGGCACGTATGGGCACGCCAGAGGAAATTGCCGCGGCTGTTCTGTACCTTGCAAGCCAGGAAGCAGGCTATGTGACGGGGACCACCTTGCACGTCAATGGCGGCATGGCGATGCTTTGA
- a CDS encoding acyl carrier protein gives MSDIADRVKKIVVEHLGVEEDKVAENASFIDDLGADSLDTVELVMAFEEEFGIEIPDDAAETIQTFGDAVKFISEAS, from the coding sequence ATGAGCGATATCGCAGACCGCGTAAAAAAGATCGTTGTGGAACACCTTGGTGTGGAAGAAGACAAGGTAGCTGAAAACGCTTCCTTTATTGACGATCTGGGCGCGGACAGCCTCGACACGGTCGAATTGGTTATGGCCTTCGAAGAAGAATTCGGCATCGAAATTCCTGATGACGCAGCCGAAACCATTCAGACCTTTGGTGACGCGGTGAAGTTCATTTCTGAAGCGTCCTAA
- a CDS encoding NYN domain-containing protein, with product MFYKDERLALFIDGSNLYAAAKSLGFDIDYKLLRTEFMRRGKLLRAFYYTALLENDEYSPIRPLVDWLNYNGFTMVTKPAKEYTDSQGRRKVKGNMDIELAVDAMELAPRVEHIVLFSGDGDFRPLVESLQRQGVRVSVVSTIRSQPPMISDELRRQADNFIELEDLRDVIGRPPREDAPVREQMAVPAK from the coding sequence ATGTTTTACAAGGACGAACGGCTCGCGCTGTTCATCGATGGATCGAATCTGTATGCCGCTGCCAAGTCGCTCGGATTTGACATCGATTACAAGCTTCTCAGGACGGAGTTTATGCGTCGTGGCAAGCTTTTGCGCGCGTTTTATTACACGGCACTTCTTGAGAATGATGAGTATTCGCCAATCCGGCCTCTGGTCGACTGGCTGAACTACAACGGCTTCACCATGGTTACCAAACCGGCCAAGGAATACACCGACAGCCAGGGACGCCGCAAAGTCAAAGGCAATATGGATATTGAACTTGCCGTTGATGCCATGGAATTGGCGCCACGGGTTGAGCATATTGTGCTCTTCTCCGGTGACGGTGACTTCCGCCCTCTGGTGGAAAGCCTTCAGCGTCAGGGCGTGCGCGTCTCAGTGGTCTCGACCATTCGCAGTCAGCCGCCAATGATTTCCGACGAGCTGCGCCGTCAGGCCGACAACTTTATCGAATTGGAAGATCTGCGCGACGTGATTGGCCGCCCCCCGCGCGAAGACGCACCCGTCCGTGAGCAAATGGCCGTTCCCGCAAAATAA
- the folK gene encoding 2-amino-4-hydroxy-6-hydroxymethyldihydropteridine diphosphokinase, with protein MSNQTCLIALGGNIPTAEGGPAHTLKEGLKSLARRDIEVKDVSRFYATPCFPKGAGPDYVNAAAVLVSDHTPEILMQVLHEVEAEFGRAREQRWGQRTLDLDLLAVESEIWPDEDTHRAWRDLSLQDQMQNAPDTFILPHPRLQDRAFVLVPLADIAPDWRHPILNRSVREMLACLSEQDIAEVVPL; from the coding sequence ATGTCAAATCAAACCTGTCTGATTGCTTTGGGCGGCAATATTCCGACCGCTGAAGGCGGACCGGCACACACATTGAAAGAGGGCCTGAAGTCACTCGCGCGACGCGACATTGAGGTCAAAGACGTGAGCCGGTTTTATGCAACTCCGTGCTTTCCCAAAGGGGCTGGACCGGACTATGTCAACGCTGCCGCTGTACTCGTGTCCGATCACACGCCTGAAATACTGATGCAGGTGTTGCATGAGGTTGAGGCCGAATTTGGCCGTGCGCGTGAGCAGAGATGGGGGCAAAGAACGCTGGATCTCGATCTCTTGGCGGTCGAGTCCGAGATTTGGCCGGATGAAGACACCCATAGGGCGTGGCGCGACCTGTCCTTACAGGATCAGATGCAAAACGCACCAGACACGTTCATCCTGCCGCATCCCAGACTTCAAGACCGGGCATTTGTTCTTGTGCCATTGGCGGACATCGCGCCGGACTGGCGGCATCCGATTTTGAACCGTAGCGTGCGCGAAATGTTGGCCTGTTTGTCCGAGCAGGACATAGCGGAGGTCGTGCCGTTGTAA
- a CDS encoding aspartate aminotransferase family protein, giving the protein MIPSVLPTYNRAPLQFVKGEGSWLIEADGRRFLDLGAGIAVNALGHAHPALVAALTEQAGALWHTSNLYHIPQQQALADKLVAATFADTVFFTNSGTESCELAVKMARKYFFEKDQPERVDILTFDGSFHGRSSAGIAAAGSEKMTHGFGPLLPGFKHLPFGDHDALTAAIDNKTAAILVEPIQGEGGIRPLPDVCLKGLRDLCDEHGLLLILDEVQCGVGRTGKLFAHEWAGIEPDIMMVAKGIGGGFPLGAVLAKAEAALGMTAGTHGSTYGGNPLGCAVGNAVMDHVTAPGFLDDVNRKAGLLRQKLEALVAGYPSVFEEVRGSGLMLGLKCVPPVGDVVSAAYDAEMAIVPAAENTARLLPPLTITDDEISEAVKRLEAVAHQVATTSDEQPA; this is encoded by the coding sequence ATGATCCCGTCTGTCTTGCCAACCTATAACCGTGCGCCCTTGCAGTTTGTCAAAGGCGAAGGCAGCTGGCTGATCGAGGCAGATGGGCGCCGATTTTTGGATTTGGGCGCCGGGATTGCGGTGAATGCGCTCGGGCATGCGCATCCAGCGCTTGTCGCCGCTTTGACCGAGCAGGCAGGTGCGCTGTGGCACACGTCAAACCTTTATCATATCCCGCAACAGCAGGCTTTGGCCGACAAGCTGGTTGCGGCGACCTTTGCCGATACGGTGTTTTTCACCAATTCCGGGACTGAGTCTTGTGAATTGGCAGTCAAGATGGCGCGCAAATACTTTTTTGAAAAAGACCAGCCCGAGCGCGTTGATATCCTAACCTTTGACGGATCTTTCCACGGCCGGTCCTCCGCGGGTATCGCTGCGGCAGGGTCTGAGAAGATGACGCACGGCTTTGGGCCGCTGCTGCCGGGGTTCAAGCATCTGCCTTTCGGGGATCACGACGCGCTGACTGCGGCGATTGACAACAAGACAGCGGCGATTTTGGTGGAACCCATTCAGGGCGAAGGCGGTATTCGGCCATTGCCGGATGTCTGTTTGAAGGGCTTGCGTGATCTGTGTGATGAGCATGGACTGCTCTTGATCCTGGATGAGGTGCAATGCGGTGTCGGACGCACCGGCAAGCTTTTTGCGCACGAATGGGCGGGGATTGAGCCCGACATCATGATGGTCGCCAAGGGCATTGGTGGGGGCTTCCCACTTGGGGCGGTTCTGGCCAAGGCAGAGGCCGCGTTAGGTATGACGGCGGGCACACATGGGTCGACCTATGGGGGCAACCCGCTGGGCTGTGCCGTTGGCAATGCCGTGATGGATCATGTCACGGCACCTGGCTTTCTGGATGATGTGAACCGCAAGGCAGGGCTTTTGCGCCAGAAGCTGGAAGCGCTGGTGGCTGGTTACCCGTCTGTCTTTGAAGAGGTGCGCGGATCGGGCTTGATGCTGGGTCTGAAATGCGTGCCGCCGGTGGGAGACGTGGTGTCGGCGGCGTATGATGCGGAAATGGCGATTGTGCCGGCGGCGGAAAATACCGCGCGGCTGTTGCCGCCGCTGACAATCACCGACGACGAAATCTCCGAGGCGGTGAAGCGGCTGGAGGCGGTCGCGCATCAGGTGGCCACCACAAGCGACGAGCAACCGGCATGA
- the argF gene encoding ornithine carbamoyltransferase — protein sequence MNHFLDIHKTDATELHHIINSAQEMKDARAGRTRGALDDDLPLKDRVVALIFEKPSTRTRISFDVGVRQMGGTTMVLSGTNMQLGHGETIADTARVMSRYVDLIMIRTFDESVLMEMAEYADVPVINGLTDRTHPCQIMADVMTFEEHRGPIKGKKVVWSGDGNNVCSSFLHAAAQFQFDLTFTGPSQLDPEDEFVGLARKAGSKVVIERDPFKAVEGADLVVTDTWVSMHDSQSSKERRHNMLRPYQINEELMSHAKPDALFMHCLPAHREEEATSAVMDGPNSVIFDEAENRLHAQKAIMRWCLGV from the coding sequence ATGAACCATTTTCTTGATATTCACAAAACCGACGCGACCGAATTGCACCATATCATCAATTCGGCTCAGGAGATGAAGGACGCACGCGCTGGCCGCACGCGTGGCGCGTTGGATGATGACTTGCCTTTGAAAGACCGGGTTGTGGCGCTCATCTTTGAAAAGCCGTCGACCCGGACGCGCATCAGCTTTGATGTAGGCGTGCGCCAGATGGGCGGAACGACCATGGTTCTGTCCGGGACGAACATGCAGTTGGGCCATGGCGAGACGATTGCCGACACAGCCCGCGTGATGAGCCGCTATGTCGACCTCATTATGATCCGCACCTTTGATGAAAGCGTGCTGATGGAGATGGCCGAATATGCCGATGTGCCGGTGATCAATGGTCTCACCGACCGCACACATCCCTGCCAGATCATGGCGGATGTCATGACGTTTGAAGAGCATCGCGGCCCGATCAAGGGTAAGAAAGTCGTGTGGTCGGGGGATGGCAACAACGTGTGCTCGTCCTTCCTTCATGCCGCAGCACAGTTTCAGTTTGACCTGACTTTTACCGGCCCGTCGCAGCTTGACCCCGAGGACGAATTTGTCGGGCTGGCGCGCAAGGCTGGCTCAAAAGTGGTCATTGAACGCGATCCGTTCAAAGCCGTTGAAGGCGCAGATCTGGTGGTCACGGACACCTGGGTCAGTATGCATGACAGCCAGTCGAGCAAGGAACGCCGCCACAACATGCTGCGCCCCTATCAGATCAATGAGGAACTGATGTCCCACGCCAAGCCGGACGCGCTTTTCATGCATTGCCTGCCCGCGCATCGTGAGGAAGAGGCCACATCGGCGGTGATGGACGGTCCTAACTCGGTGATCTTCGACGAGGCCGAGAACCGGTTGCATGCGCAAAAGGCGATCATGCGCTGGTGTTTGGGGGTTTGA
- a CDS encoding cupin domain-containing protein — translation MSHLPFRLDANPTMETSALAPAEAFTTDDKTELNHTHFATNDESVLTGTWECAPTREEIDAYPVHEMMTLISGRLRLTHPDGAVEEFGPGDTFYIAKGAPVVWEITERLRKFYMIVE, via the coding sequence ATGTCGCACCTGCCTTTTCGCCTCGATGCCAATCCGACGATGGAAACCTCTGCCCTTGCCCCCGCAGAAGCCTTCACCACTGACGACAAGACCGAACTCAACCACACCCATTTCGCCACCAATGACGAAAGTGTGCTGACCGGCACATGGGAATGTGCCCCCACCCGGGAAGAGATAGATGCCTACCCGGTGCATGAAATGATGACGCTCATATCAGGTCGCCTGCGCCTCACCCATCCCGATGGTGCGGTCGAGGAATTCGGCCCCGGCGATACGTTCTACATCGCCAAGGGCGCGCCTGTGGTCTGGGAAATCACCGAGCGCTTGCGCAAGTTCTATATGATCGTGGAGTAA
- the gndA gene encoding NADP-dependent phosphogluconate dehydrogenase, which yields MADDKAQIGVYGLGTMGSALALNMAEKGFRVAVTNREVEWIAEFMKEAGDLANALVAHDTLEAFVAGLKTPRVILFMIPSGKPMDMMIEAVAPLLEDGDTIIDGGNANFHDTRRRSAALAEKGLHFVGMGVSGGEKGARHGPSMMVGGSDHSWAQLRNVLRAIAARYEDEPCVDHLGPDGAGHFVKTVHNGIEYADMQVIAEIYALLHYGAVWPPAEIGKLFEAWNEGPLKSYLVEITGQLLQYHDPKTGHPVVDVIKDAAGQKGTGRWTVVEAVRMGQAANMIEAAVGARSWSSEKDTRQSAQTILGGARGALEVDAGTLSEAFMAARILCYAQGFRVLAATSEEYDWTLDFARIAEVWRAGCIIRSALLDDISEAFRGELPHGQLILTPRFASRLTECLPALRKVVGDAVAGGHAIPALSAALQWYDTMRQGFGTANIIQAQRDFFGYHGFERLGEEGVHHGPWWD from the coding sequence ATGGCAGACGACAAGGCACAGATCGGGGTGTACGGTCTGGGGACGATGGGCAGTGCGCTGGCGCTCAACATGGCCGAGAAAGGCTTTCGTGTTGCAGTGACCAACCGCGAGGTTGAGTGGATCGCAGAATTCATGAAAGAGGCCGGGGACCTGGCGAACGCCCTTGTGGCACATGATACGCTTGAGGCGTTTGTGGCGGGCTTAAAGACGCCGCGGGTGATCCTGTTCATGATCCCGTCGGGTAAACCGATGGACATGATGATCGAGGCGGTTGCGCCTTTGCTTGAGGATGGCGATACGATCATCGACGGGGGCAATGCCAATTTCCACGACACCCGTCGCCGATCTGCGGCGCTGGCCGAGAAAGGCCTGCATTTTGTTGGTATGGGCGTCTCGGGTGGCGAGAAGGGCGCGCGGCATGGGCCCTCCATGATGGTGGGCGGCAGTGATCACAGCTGGGCTCAGCTGCGCAATGTCTTGCGTGCGATCGCGGCGCGATACGAAGATGAACCCTGCGTGGATCACCTTGGGCCGGACGGGGCCGGGCATTTCGTCAAGACGGTGCATAACGGGATCGAGTATGCCGATATGCAGGTGATCGCCGAGATTTATGCGCTCTTACACTATGGCGCGGTGTGGCCACCCGCCGAGATTGGCAAGCTCTTTGAGGCGTGGAACGAGGGGCCGCTGAAGTCTTACCTCGTCGAGATTACTGGGCAGCTGTTGCAGTATCACGACCCCAAGACCGGTCATCCGGTGGTCGATGTGATCAAGGATGCCGCCGGGCAAAAGGGCACCGGGCGCTGGACTGTGGTCGAGGCGGTGCGCATGGGGCAGGCCGCCAATATGATTGAGGCCGCCGTGGGCGCGCGCAGCTGGTCCTCAGAGAAAGACACCCGCCAAAGTGCACAGACTATTCTGGGCGGCGCGCGGGGAGCATTGGAGGTGGATGCAGGCACGTTGTCAGAGGCGTTCATGGCGGCGCGGATCCTGTGCTATGCGCAAGGGTTTCGCGTGCTGGCGGCGACGTCCGAAGAGTACGACTGGACCCTCGATTTTGCCCGAATTGCCGAGGTCTGGCGCGCAGGGTGCATCATCCGGTCTGCGCTTCTTGATGATATCTCAGAGGCGTTTCGCGGTGAGCTTCCGCATGGGCAGCTTATCCTCACGCCACGTTTTGCCAGCCGCCTGACCGAGTGCCTCCCGGCGTTGCGCAAGGTGGTCGGGGACGCGGTGGCGGGCGGGCATGCCATTCCGGCGCTGTCGGCCGCGCTGCAATGGTATGACACGATGCGGCAAGGGTTTGGCACGGCCAATATCATTCAGGCACAGCGCGATTTCTTTGGCTATCACGGCTTTGAGCGTCTGGGCGAAGAGGGCGTGCATCACGGGCCCTGGTGGGATTGA
- a CDS encoding sterol desaturase family protein encodes MTETPDPKLPGWNHVPDVPIAVSPFFSWPPDPRRMAQWTAVRWFQIAENSILVVLALICWAFFQPSMETAKTLSLDWVAGIWLRNMGLMILVAGGLHWFFHGARRQGDRLKFDPRELMRNGKQFTLGGQVRDNMFWSLTSGVGVWTAYEVLIFWAMANGYAPVLFWSDNPIWFVLIFLLTPVWISFHFYWIHRALHWGPLYRIAHSLHHRNINVGPWSGLSMHPVEHVIFFSSILIHFVIPAHPLHILFHMQHQALTAATSHTGFENMLVKDRKTLALGTFHHQMHHRYFEVNYGNLEMPWDKWFGTFHDGTVEAHEALKDRRGRG; translated from the coding sequence ATGACAGAGACGCCTGATCCCAAGCTGCCCGGTTGGAACCATGTACCGGATGTGCCTATTGCCGTGTCGCCTTTCTTTAGCTGGCCCCCTGATCCGCGGCGCATGGCGCAGTGGACCGCTGTGCGCTGGTTTCAGATTGCCGAGAATTCGATCCTTGTTGTCCTTGCGCTGATTTGCTGGGCGTTTTTCCAGCCGTCGATGGAGACCGCCAAGACGCTGAGCCTGGATTGGGTGGCGGGCATATGGCTGCGCAACATGGGGTTGATGATTTTGGTGGCCGGTGGTCTGCACTGGTTCTTTCACGGGGCGCGGCGGCAGGGGGATCGGCTCAAGTTTGACCCACGGGAGCTGATGCGCAACGGCAAGCAATTCACATTGGGAGGTCAGGTGCGGGACAACATGTTCTGGAGCCTGACGAGTGGTGTTGGGGTCTGGACCGCCTATGAGGTGCTGATCTTTTGGGCGATGGCGAATGGGTATGCGCCGGTTTTGTTTTGGTCAGATAATCCGATTTGGTTTGTGCTGATCTTCCTGCTGACGCCGGTTTGGATTTCGTTTCACTTCTACTGGATCCACCGCGCCCTGCATTGGGGTCCGCTCTACCGGATCGCGCATTCCCTGCATCACCGCAATATAAATGTGGGGCCGTGGTCGGGGCTATCGATGCACCCGGTGGAACATGTGATATTCTTCAGTTCCATTCTCATTCATTTTGTCATCCCGGCGCATCCGCTGCATATCCTCTTTCACATGCAGCATCAGGCGCTGACGGCGGCGACCTCGCATACCGGGTTTGAGAACATGCTGGTGAAGGACCGCAAGACGCTGGCGCTGGGGACGTTCCACCACCAGATGCACCACCGGTATTTTGAGGTGAATTACGGGAATCTAGAGATGCCCTGGGACAAGTGGTTTGGCACGTTCCATGACGGGACGGTTGAGGCGCATGAGGCGCTGAAGGACCGGCGGGGAAGGGGGTAG
- the meaB gene encoding methylmalonyl Co-A mutase-associated GTPase MeaB: MTDTQKLAEQLLAGERRALARAITLVESAREDHRATARELLERLGHSGRQAVRIGLSGTPGVGKSTFIEAFGMMLTEQGLRVAVLAVDPSSARTGGSILGDKTRMERLSRDPNAFIRPSPSQTHLGGVARRTREAVALCEASGFDVVLIETVGVGQSETVVAEMCDLFLLLLAPAGGDELQGVKRGIMEMADLILVNKADGDLKPAATRTCSDYAGALRLMRKRPQDPEGFPKALMVSALHEDGLNTAWEEMSALIEWRRENGHFDGRRQAQAQYWFEQEVRQGLLARLDTAAAREAMALAAKDVASGEKTPTAAAGEVLAALKDN, translated from the coding sequence ATGACTGATACGCAAAAGCTTGCCGAGCAGCTTCTCGCCGGGGAGCGCCGCGCGCTGGCGCGGGCGATTACTCTGGTGGAAAGCGCGCGGGAGGATCACCGGGCGACGGCGCGGGAGCTGCTGGAGCGACTCGGGCACTCGGGACGGCAGGCGGTACGGATCGGGCTTTCGGGCACGCCTGGCGTCGGAAAATCCACCTTCATCGAAGCTTTTGGCATGATGCTGACCGAGCAGGGGCTTCGGGTGGCGGTACTGGCCGTCGATCCCAGTTCGGCCCGAACGGGCGGCTCGATCCTGGGGGACAAGACCCGGATGGAACGGCTCAGCAGGGATCCTAACGCCTTTATCCGTCCCAGCCCCAGCCAGACGCATCTGGGCGGTGTGGCGCGGCGCACACGCGAGGCGGTGGCGCTCTGTGAAGCATCCGGTTTCGATGTTGTTTTGATCGAGACTGTGGGGGTCGGGCAGTCCGAAACCGTCGTGGCCGAGATGTGCGATTTGTTCCTGCTTTTGCTGGCCCCCGCGGGTGGCGATGAGCTTCAGGGGGTGAAACGTGGCATCATGGAGATGGCCGATCTGATCCTTGTAAACAAGGCCGATGGCGATCTGAAGCCAGCAGCGACACGCACCTGCTCTGACTATGCTGGCGCGCTGCGTTTGATGCGCAAACGCCCGCAGGATCCGGAAGGATTTCCCAAGGCATTGATGGTTTCAGCGCTGCATGAAGACGGGTTGAACACCGCCTGGGAAGAGATGTCGGCGCTGATTGAATGGCGGCGCGAAAACGGCCACTTTGATGGCCGCCGCCAGGCGCAGGCGCAGTACTGGTTCGAGCAAGAAGTGCGTCAAGGATTGCTGGCACGTCTGGACACAGCAGCGGCGCGCGAGGCGATGGCGCTGGCGGCAAAGGACGTCGCGTCAGGAGAGAAAACTCCGACAGCGGCGGCGGGAGAGGTGCTGGCGGCGCTTAAAGACAACTGA